The Phycisphaerae bacterium nucleotide sequence CTGTTTGACGAGTTGAAATCGCTCGAAGCAGCCCATCCGGAATGGCTGTCGCCGGATTCGCCGACCCAGCGGGTGAGTGAACGGCCGTTGGAGGGGTTTCGGCAGATTGAGCACGCAGTGCCGATGCTGTCGATCGACAATACGTACAATGAACGCGACCTGCGCGAGTTTGATGCGCGCGTTCGCAAGGGGTTGGGTGGCGAAGCGATAGAGTACATCGTCGATCCGAAAATTGACGGCGTGTCTGCGAGTCTGCGGTATGAAAACGGCGTTCTGGCCTATGGTGTGACGCGCGGAAACGGCAAAGTCGGCGACGACATCACCGCCAATCTGAAGACGATCCGCTCGATTCCGCTTAAGTTGAAAGGCGGTGACTGGCCATCGGTGCTCGAAATTCGCGGCGAGGTGTATTGGCCGCGGAAGTCATTTGATGCGTTCAATGAGAAGCTGGTGAAGAACGGCAAGGAGCCCTTCGCGAATCCACGCAATGCCACGACCGGGGCTCTCAAATCGCTCGACGCCCGAGAGACCGCAAGTCGCGGTCTGGCCTTCATCGCTCACGGTCACGGCGAGATTTCCGCGGCCGTCCCGTCGGGACGTCTGTATTCGAAGGCATCGGAGCTTTTTGCTGCTCTTGCGACATTCGGCATTCCGGTCAGCCCACACCAACGCGTGTTCGACAGCATCGAAGACGTGATTGAGTATGTGACTGAATGGGAACCGAAGCGCCGAAAGCTGGAATACGAGACTGACGGCCTTGTCATCAAGCTCAATGATTTTGGGCAACGTGAGCAGTTGGGTTTCACAAGCCGGTTCCCAAGATGGGCGGTTGCGTTCAAGTACGCGCCGGAGCAGGCCGAGAGCCGGATTGTGTCAGTCGATTTTCAGGTCGGCAAGCTGGGGACGATCACGCCGCGCGCTGTGATGGAACCGGTCCAGCTCTCGGGCACGACAGTCCGACACGCAACGCTGCACAACTTCGATCAGGTCGCACGGCTCGATGTACACATCGGGGATACGGTCGTCGTCGAGAAGGCCGGCGAGATCATCCCGCAGGTGATTCGTGTCGTAACGGAAAAACGCCCCCCGAATGCCGTGCCCGTTCGACCGCCGGAATCCTGCCCGGTTTGCGGAGGCGAAGTGATGAAGGACGACGGCGGTGTCTATCTGCGCTGCATCAACCCAACATGCGACGCCCAGATCAAGGAGCGTCTGAAGTATTTCTGCGGCCGCGACCAGATGGACATTGACAGCCTCGGCGAAGTGCTCGTCGAGAAGCTGGTGAATGAATCGCTCCTGCATTCGTTCGCGGATGTGTATTCGCTTCCGGCGCGGCGCGATCGGCTGATTGACCTACCCTTCGAACAGGAACGTACGAAGGACGGCAGGACGACAACAACGATTGTTAAATTCGGCGAGAAGCGCACGGAGAAGCTCATCGACGGAATCGAACGCAGCAAAAGCCGGCCTCTGGACCGGGTGCTCGCGGCTCTGAATATCCGCCATGTCGGCGCGGCGTCGGCGGAGTTGCTGGCGGAACACTTTGGCGACATGGAGGCGATCGCGTCGGCCAGCGAGGAAGCGCTTCAGCAAGTGGCCGGCGTGGGTCCCGAGATGGCCAAGTCGATTCGTGCATTCTTTCAGAGCGAATCGGGTGACCGTGCGTGGCGCGACCTGAAGAAATCCGGCGTCAACATGAAGCAAGCGC carries:
- the ligA gene encoding NAD-dependent DNA ligase LigA → MNEIERRIHRLRDEIQEHDRRYYDHGAPSISDVEYDRLFDELKSLEAAHPEWLSPDSPTQRVSERPLEGFRQIEHAVPMLSIDNTYNERDLREFDARVRKGLGGEAIEYIVDPKIDGVSASLRYENGVLAYGVTRGNGKVGDDITANLKTIRSIPLKLKGGDWPSVLEIRGEVYWPRKSFDAFNEKLVKNGKEPFANPRNATTGALKSLDARETASRGLAFIAHGHGEISAAVPSGRLYSKASELFAALATFGIPVSPHQRVFDSIEDVIEYVTEWEPKRRKLEYETDGLVIKLNDFGQREQLGFTSRFPRWAVAFKYAPEQAESRIVSVDFQVGKLGTITPRAVMEPVQLSGTTVRHATLHNFDQVARLDVHIGDTVVVEKAGEIIPQVIRVVTEKRPPNAVPVRPPESCPVCGGEVMKDDGGVYLRCINPTCDAQIKERLKYFCGRDQMDIDSLGEVLVEKLVNESLLHSFADVYSLPARRDRLIDLPFEQERTKDGRTTTTIVKFGEKRTEKLIDGIERSKSRPLDRVLAALNIRHVGAASAELLAEHFGDMEAIASASEEALQQVAGVGPEMAKSIRAFFQSESGDRAWRDLKKSGVNMKQARREVVSGSPIAGKTIVVTGTLAGFDRKSIETFIKAHGGKAASSVSKKTDYVVAGEDAGSKLTKARELGVPVLTEDDFVRLVKG